A section of the Salarchaeum sp. JOR-1 genome encodes:
- a CDS encoding sulfurtransferase TusA family protein, with the protein MTQYEVTETLDVKGQNCPMPVVKTKQSIDQLAEGEILEVLATDPGSMSDLGGWADTTDGVELVDQQEGDDVYTHYVRKTE; encoded by the coding sequence ATGACGCAGTACGAAGTCACAGAGACGCTCGACGTGAAAGGACAGAACTGCCCCATGCCCGTCGTCAAGACGAAACAGAGCATCGACCAGCTCGCCGAAGGCGAGATCCTCGAAGTTCTCGCAACCGACCCCGGAAGCATGAGCGACCTCGGCGGCTGGGCCGACACGACGGACGGCGTCGAACTCGTCGACCAGCAAGAGGGCGACGACGTGTACACGCACTACGTGCGCAAGACGGAGTAA
- a CDS encoding helix-turn-helix domain-containing protein, giving the protein MSLYEASIRVKHECPYRSISERYPDLTIREWPLSDCQVLEITAEATPTDELLAEIDQLGTVLHESAEEDGYHVVTQSCLCSLEESIVDRFEKHNCLYQSPTIYRQGWEHYTVIAFDGDDIRGLLGDLRSDREIELLSKTSISEKQVPHSMLAPVDQLFENLTDRQVAALQLALKTGYYEQPRQTSLRDLAEQTAVARSTYEEHLRKAENKLLTNAGQFLRLVTAMTTSNPLQVETPPQEEQAAD; this is encoded by the coding sequence ATGAGTCTGTACGAGGCGTCGATCCGGGTCAAACACGAGTGTCCGTACCGGTCGATCTCGGAACGCTACCCGGACTTAACGATACGCGAGTGGCCGCTGAGCGACTGCCAAGTTCTCGAAATCACAGCCGAGGCGACGCCCACCGACGAGTTACTCGCGGAGATCGATCAGCTCGGCACCGTGCTGCACGAGTCGGCGGAGGAGGACGGGTATCACGTCGTGACGCAGTCCTGTCTCTGCTCGCTCGAGGAATCTATCGTCGACCGATTCGAGAAACACAACTGCCTGTATCAGTCCCCGACGATCTACCGACAGGGCTGGGAGCACTACACGGTGATTGCGTTCGATGGAGACGACATCCGGGGGCTGCTCGGTGACTTGCGATCTGATAGAGAGATCGAACTCCTCTCGAAAACCTCGATTTCGGAGAAACAGGTTCCGCACAGTATGTTGGCCCCGGTCGACCAGCTCTTCGAAAACCTCACAGACCGGCAGGTGGCAGCACTCCAGTTAGCGCTCAAAACGGGCTACTACGAACAGCCACGGCAGACGTCGCTGCGTGACCTCGCCGAGCAGACGGCAGTCGCCCGCTCGACGTACGAGGAACACCTTCGAAAGGCGGAGAACAAACTCCTCACGAACGCCGGTCAGTTCCTCCGGTTAGTCACCGCGATGACGACATCGAACCCGCTACAGGTCGAAACACCCCCGCAGGAAGAACAGGCCGCCGACTGA
- a CDS encoding MBL fold metallo-hydrolase yields the protein MSNTGFEPSEVARRIAEDDAEDLFVLDVRNEADYDEWQIPGSTNLPIYDDLLDYDYSTLETHLDDLPEDEEIAVVCVGGVTSARAAEFLRQHGFDAASVDNGMNGWGRVHREYDATTDGVIQVVRPGTGCVSYLVHDDGEAVVVDPTQYIEQYLDIADAHGLSIVGVADTHAHADHVSGARRLAGELDVPYYLHEADAGELDAVTELADGDTIPVGDRELDVLYTPGHTPGSTSFQFGSALLSGDTLFLRSVGRPDLEDSSEDAVRDAASQLFDSLDRLTDLDDDTVVLPGHFSDEDVRPVATELDALTAEANNELLSYVADGDETAFVETIVESLAEEPANYNEIKQINWGKTQPGGDVESLELGPNNCAAN from the coding sequence ATGAGCAATACTGGGTTCGAGCCGTCCGAGGTCGCACGGCGAATCGCCGAAGACGACGCCGAAGACCTGTTCGTCCTCGACGTCCGCAACGAAGCCGACTACGACGAGTGGCAGATACCCGGGAGCACAAACCTCCCGATCTACGACGACCTGCTCGACTACGACTACTCGACGCTCGAAACGCACCTCGACGACCTCCCCGAAGACGAGGAGATCGCCGTCGTCTGCGTCGGCGGCGTCACGTCCGCCCGGGCCGCCGAATTCCTCCGCCAGCACGGCTTCGACGCGGCGTCCGTCGACAACGGCATGAACGGCTGGGGCCGCGTCCACCGCGAGTACGACGCCACCACGGACGGCGTCATCCAGGTTGTCCGCCCCGGGACGGGCTGCGTCTCCTACCTCGTCCACGACGACGGCGAGGCCGTCGTCGTCGACCCGACGCAGTACATCGAACAGTACCTCGACATCGCCGACGCACACGGCCTCTCCATCGTCGGGGTCGCCGACACGCACGCCCACGCCGACCACGTCTCGGGCGCGCGCCGCCTCGCCGGCGAACTCGACGTCCCATACTACCTCCACGAAGCGGACGCGGGCGAACTCGACGCGGTCACCGAACTCGCGGACGGCGACACGATCCCCGTCGGCGACCGCGAACTCGACGTGCTGTACACGCCCGGCCACACGCCCGGCAGCACGTCCTTCCAGTTCGGCTCCGCGCTCCTCTCCGGGGACACCCTGTTCCTCCGCAGCGTCGGCCGCCCCGACCTCGAGGACAGTTCTGAGGACGCGGTTCGGGACGCGGCCTCTCAGCTGTTCGACAGCCTCGACCGCCTCACCGACCTCGACGACGACACCGTCGTCCTCCCCGGCCACTTCAGTGACGAGGACGTCCGTCCGGTCGCGACCGAACTCGACGCCCTCACCGCGGAAGCCAACAACGAACTCCTGAGCTACGTCGCGGACGGCGACGAGACGGCGTTCGTCGAGACCATCGTCGAGAGCCTCGCAGAGGAGCCCGCGAACTACAACGAGATCAAGCAGATCAACTGGGGGAAGACCCAGCCTGGCGGCGACGTGGAATCGCTCGAACTCGGCCCGAACAACTGCGCCGCGAACTAA
- a CDS encoding sulfite exporter TauE/SafE family protein, with the protein MAILGMSLAMVAVFVGFGLLIGTLFGFFGMGGSFLVTPALLVMGYPSPVAVGSGLAFVFGTSVIGALRHRDHGQVDYKLAAIMTAAMTIGIEAGKSVVFFLEATGRADLIINVAYVGLLATVGAFTLRDARSTSNGDDGLDLADRVQSIHIPPMVTFRGGVRVSGAIVFAVGLVIGVLSGFLGVGGGFLLMPAMMYGLGIPAAIAVGTDILQITISGAFGAFTYAESGSVALPVVAFLLLGSALGARVGAGATNLVDEDDIKGYFAAMLLAGSLAVASNKLGSVYGIELLNTMSTALIFGSALLVSGAVVLAAVCQMRDDGSGLWCRLVGT; encoded by the coding sequence ATGGCGATCCTCGGAATGAGCCTCGCGATGGTCGCGGTCTTCGTCGGGTTCGGCCTGCTCATCGGCACCCTCTTCGGGTTCTTCGGCATGGGCGGGTCGTTCCTCGTGACGCCCGCGCTGCTCGTGATGGGCTATCCCTCGCCGGTCGCCGTCGGGAGCGGTCTCGCGTTCGTGTTCGGAACGAGCGTCATCGGCGCGCTCCGCCACCGCGACCACGGCCAGGTGGACTACAAACTCGCGGCCATCATGACCGCCGCGATGACCATCGGCATCGAAGCGGGGAAGAGCGTCGTGTTCTTCCTCGAAGCCACCGGCAGGGCCGACCTCATCATCAACGTCGCCTACGTCGGCCTGCTCGCCACCGTGGGCGCGTTCACGCTCCGCGATGCGCGCTCGACCTCGAACGGCGACGACGGGCTCGACCTCGCGGACCGCGTGCAGTCCATTCACATCCCGCCGATGGTGACGTTCCGCGGCGGCGTTCGGGTCTCCGGTGCCATCGTCTTCGCGGTCGGTCTCGTCATCGGCGTCCTCTCCGGGTTCCTCGGCGTGGGCGGCGGGTTCCTCCTGATGCCCGCGATGATGTACGGACTCGGCATTCCCGCGGCCATCGCCGTCGGGACGGACATCCTCCAGATCACGATTTCGGGGGCGTTCGGCGCGTTCACGTACGCGGAGTCCGGGTCCGTTGCGCTGCCTGTGGTCGCGTTCCTTCTCCTCGGGAGTGCGCTCGGCGCTCGCGTCGGCGCCGGCGCGACGAACCTCGTGGACGAGGACGACATCAAGGGATACTTCGCCGCGATGTTGCTCGCAGGGAGTCTCGCGGTCGCGTCGAACAAGCTCGGGTCGGTCTACGGCATCGAGCTGCTCAACACGATGAGCACCGCGCTCATCTTCGGGTCCGCGCTCCTCGTCAGTGGCGCCGTCGTCCTCGCTGCGGTCTGTCAAATGCGGGACGATGGTAGCGGGCTGTGGTGTCGGCTCGTCGGCACGTAA
- a CDS encoding DsrE/DsrF/DrsH-like family protein translates to MSTDTPDTPADDPPSRAELAARIDELEQQLAAATDDGQQKMSIIATKGTLDMAYPPLILASTAAAFGYEVTVFHTFWGLDILHEERSKDLKLSSVGNPNMPVPNAVGALPGMDRVTTKMMEKRIADNDTATIEELIDTSLDMGVEFQACQMTIDLMDYDEDAFYDGVTTGVGAATAIQDMADADIQLLV, encoded by the coding sequence ATGAGCACGGACACGCCCGACACGCCGGCCGACGACCCGCCCTCGCGTGCGGAACTCGCCGCGCGAATCGACGAGCTCGAACAACAGCTCGCGGCGGCGACGGACGACGGCCAGCAGAAGATGAGCATCATCGCGACCAAGGGCACGCTCGACATGGCGTACCCGCCGCTCATCCTCGCCAGCACCGCCGCCGCGTTCGGCTACGAGGTCACCGTCTTCCACACCTTCTGGGGGCTCGACATCCTCCACGAGGAACGCTCGAAAGACCTCAAGCTCAGTTCGGTCGGCAACCCCAACATGCCCGTCCCGAACGCTGTCGGCGCGCTCCCCGGCATGGACCGCGTCACCACGAAGATGATGGAAAAACGCATCGCCGACAACGACACCGCCACCATCGAGGAACTCATCGACACCTCCCTCGACATGGGCGTCGAATTCCAGGCGTGCCAGATGACTATCGACCTCATGGACTACGACGAGGACGCCTTCTACGACGGCGTGACGACCGGTGTCGGTGCCGCCACCGCAATCCAGGACATGGCCGACGCCGACATCCAACTCCTCGTCTAG
- a CDS encoding helix-turn-helix domain-containing protein encodes MADSMSEMLRRDMQCEGLLECFHDLKTIDRDIFQLLQETGEPLTVDEIAEQIDRERSTAYRAVQRLLQAGFIQKEQVNYEQGGYYHVYESRDADEVTNEMQRLLNDWYAKMGQLIGEFEEKYGDEPQPATPAES; translated from the coding sequence ATGGCTGACTCCATGAGCGAGATGCTCCGGCGGGACATGCAGTGCGAGGGACTGCTCGAGTGCTTCCACGACCTCAAGACGATCGACCGAGACATCTTCCAGTTACTCCAGGAGACGGGAGAACCGTTGACCGTCGACGAGATCGCGGAACAGATCGACCGCGAGCGCTCGACCGCGTACCGCGCAGTCCAGCGCCTGCTCCAGGCCGGGTTCATCCAGAAGGAACAGGTGAACTACGAACAGGGCGGCTACTACCACGTCTACGAGTCCCGGGACGCGGACGAGGTGACCAACGAGATGCAGCGCCTGCTCAACGACTGGTACGCGAAGATGGGGCAGCTCATCGGCGAGTTCGAGGAGAAGTACGGCGACGAGCCCCAGCCCGCCACGCCCGCCGAGAGCTAG
- a CDS encoding YeeE/YedE family protein has product MEPLLQPLALETFFPRGILPYLVGGLFVGLGAAIIYLATGIIAGASTFLESTLSYVSDVERFNRFKYVQSRGWRVVFTLGIVSGAAVWGLALAPDPGVWTTDVQWWRLLGGGVLVGVGTRLGKGCTSGHGVCGVGSLSNTSIVNVATFMVFAIGTAQLVQALGVSP; this is encoded by the coding sequence ATGGAACCGCTCCTCCAGCCGCTCGCGCTCGAGACGTTCTTCCCGCGGGGGATACTGCCGTACCTGGTCGGCGGACTCTTCGTCGGCCTCGGCGCGGCGATCATCTACCTCGCCACGGGGATCATCGCGGGCGCGAGCACGTTCCTCGAATCCACGCTGTCGTACGTCTCGGACGTCGAGCGGTTCAACCGCTTCAAGTACGTCCAGTCGCGCGGCTGGCGGGTCGTGTTCACGCTCGGTATCGTCAGTGGCGCGGCCGTCTGGGGGCTCGCCCTCGCGCCGGATCCCGGCGTCTGGACGACCGACGTCCAGTGGTGGCGGCTGCTCGGCGGCGGCGTGCTCGTCGGCGTCGGCACTCGGCTCGGGAAGGGCTGTACGTCCGGCCACGGCGTCTGCGGCGTCGGCTCGCTCTCGAACACCTCGATCGTGAACGTCGCGACGTTCATGGTGTTCGCCATCGGAACCGCACAGCTCGTGCAGGCGCTGGGGGTGTCGCCATGA
- a CDS encoding class I SAM-dependent methyltransferase: MGHHTFDAAQAANLEDAATRYRYLSREELVWALDPDESATVADLGSGTGFYTDTIAPHVAHVYAIDVQDAMHDYYREKGVPENTELVTSGIETLPLESNRLDGAVSTMTYHEFASAQARSELARVLAPGGRLVVADWSADGTGDAGPPLSERFTADDVTTALRESGFDIEFRATRPETFLVVGVAGE, from the coding sequence ATGGGACATCACACGTTCGACGCCGCCCAGGCGGCAAACCTGGAGGACGCCGCGACGCGCTACCGCTACCTCTCGCGAGAAGAACTCGTCTGGGCGCTCGACCCGGACGAATCAGCGACAGTCGCAGACCTGGGCAGCGGAACCGGCTTCTACACGGACACGATCGCACCGCACGTCGCGCACGTCTACGCGATCGACGTCCAGGACGCCATGCACGACTACTACCGCGAGAAGGGCGTGCCCGAGAACACCGAACTCGTCACGTCGGGCATCGAGACCCTCCCCCTCGAGTCGAACCGGCTGGACGGGGCGGTCTCGACGATGACGTATCACGAGTTCGCGAGCGCGCAAGCCCGATCCGAACTCGCGCGCGTCCTCGCGCCCGGCGGCCGCCTCGTCGTCGCGGACTGGTCGGCGGACGGCACCGGCGACGCCGGCCCGCCGCTCAGTGAGCGGTTCACCGCTGACGACGTAACGACCGCGCTCCGCGAGTCCGGCTTCGATATCGAGTTCCGAGCAACCCGGCCGGAGACGTTCCTCGTCGTGGGTGTCGCCGGTGAGTAG
- a CDS encoding DUF302 domain-containing protein codes for MSYTLDKRVAGEFDDVVEQTIDALSEEEFGVLSDIDVQATFEEKLDAEFRQYRILGACNPPLAQQALDEELQVGALLPCNVVVYETDDGEIGVSAVDPEVMLSVVDNPDLDPVAADVRERFERVLDELPDA; via the coding sequence ATGTCCTATACTCTGGACAAGCGTGTCGCCGGTGAGTTCGACGACGTCGTCGAACAGACCATAGACGCCCTGTCCGAAGAGGAGTTCGGCGTCCTCTCCGACATCGACGTCCAAGCGACGTTCGAGGAGAAACTGGACGCGGAGTTCCGCCAGTACCGAATCCTCGGCGCCTGCAACCCACCGCTCGCACAGCAAGCCCTCGACGAGGAACTGCAGGTCGGCGCGCTCCTCCCCTGTAACGTCGTCGTCTACGAGACCGACGACGGCGAAATCGGCGTGAGCGCCGTCGACCCCGAGGTCATGCTCTCCGTCGTCGACAACCCCGACCTCGACCCGGTCGCGGCAGACGTGCGAGAGCGATTCGAACGCGTCCTCGACGAACTCCCCGACGCCTGA
- a CDS encoding DUF6691 family protein, which translates to MSGDTRSALFLPVIFAGGLVFGLGLAISGMARPEVVLDFLQFDDFGLIFVMGGAAVVTGITFAVATRYLDRAPLTASEYTRRVKEFDRNVVVGGAIFGVGWGLSGICPGAAYASFGVGNYVILWAIGGMFVGAYAQGYVRARLSSTTGGN; encoded by the coding sequence ATGAGCGGCGACACCCGGAGCGCGCTGTTCCTGCCCGTCATCTTCGCCGGCGGGCTGGTGTTCGGCCTCGGACTCGCCATCAGCGGCATGGCGCGCCCGGAAGTCGTGCTGGACTTCCTCCAGTTCGACGACTTCGGGCTCATCTTCGTGATGGGCGGGGCCGCCGTCGTCACCGGAATCACGTTCGCCGTGGCGACGCGGTACCTCGACCGCGCGCCGCTCACCGCGAGCGAGTACACGCGCCGCGTGAAAGAGTTCGACCGCAACGTCGTCGTGGGCGGCGCGATATTCGGCGTCGGCTGGGGGCTCTCCGGCATCTGTCCCGGGGCGGCCTACGCGAGCTTCGGCGTCGGAAACTACGTCATCCTCTGGGCGATCGGGGGAATGTTCGTCGGCGCGTACGCACAGGGCTACGTCCGTGCGCGTCTCAGCAGCACTACGGGGGGGAACTAA
- a CDS encoding DsrE family protein, with protein sequence MEKIGIIVDDDSPKSLAMAMNLGHTALASDTEVLVYFTFDGLTHLLEGENDLSEIEALLDEGMPNPYELLDALVADGGDLVTTVACTTTLDMLEWDEDAIDESVTTKFAGAATFLDEVENADQVFTF encoded by the coding sequence ATGGAGAAAATCGGAATCATCGTCGACGACGACAGCCCGAAGAGCCTCGCGATGGCGATGAACCTCGGCCACACGGCGCTCGCCTCCGACACCGAAGTTCTCGTCTACTTCACCTTCGACGGGCTCACCCACCTCCTCGAGGGCGAGAACGACCTCTCGGAGATCGAGGCCCTGCTCGACGAAGGGATGCCGAACCCCTACGAGCTGCTCGACGCGCTCGTGGCAGACGGCGGCGACCTCGTCACGACGGTCGCCTGCACGACCACGCTCGACATGCTCGAGTGGGACGAGGACGCCATCGACGAGTCTGTCACGACGAAGTTCGCCGGCGCAGCGACGTTCCTCGACGAAGTCGAGAACGCCGACCAAGTGTTCACGTTCTAA
- a CDS encoding rhodanese-like domain-containing protein encodes MEELPPDEFSELVHDGDEDPLVVDIRHEADFEDWHIPGSVNVDVYDELTDDPEQAKDALSDLPREKRIVTVCAAGVAAQTATAILNELGYDAVTLTDGMNGWSRVHRHAEVPADLDSTLVQVARPGTGCLSHVLVSDGEAAVFDPSHYLDEYELILDEYDATLVGVFDTHAHADHVSGAAELAARHDAPYYLHPKDALALDATPLEDGQAVTVGQSDVEVIHTPGHSEGSVSFDIEGAALFTGDTLFHESVGRVELGVEAGIEDSDVERNAATLYESLQRVLDRPDDALVLPAHDPGSPEPPVAATLAEVKDRNDDLGRDREAFVEELAADIPDHPPNFERVKRANVGEESVPADELAGLELGPNNCAAE; translated from the coding sequence ATGGAGGAACTACCGCCGGACGAATTTAGCGAACTGGTACACGACGGCGACGAAGACCCGCTCGTCGTCGATATCCGCCACGAAGCGGACTTCGAGGACTGGCATATCCCGGGGAGTGTCAACGTCGACGTCTACGACGAACTCACTGACGACCCCGAACAGGCCAAAGACGCCCTCTCCGACCTGCCCCGTGAGAAGCGGATTGTCACGGTCTGCGCCGCAGGCGTCGCCGCCCAGACTGCGACAGCGATCCTCAACGAACTGGGCTACGACGCAGTAACGCTTACCGACGGGATGAATGGCTGGAGCCGCGTCCACCGGCACGCAGAAGTACCGGCCGACCTCGATAGCACGCTCGTCCAGGTCGCGCGTCCGGGAACGGGCTGTCTTTCACACGTTCTCGTCTCGGACGGGGAGGCCGCCGTCTTCGACCCGTCGCACTATCTCGACGAGTACGAACTGATTCTCGACGAGTACGATGCCACCCTCGTCGGCGTCTTCGACACGCACGCCCACGCCGACCACGTCTCCGGAGCTGCGGAGCTCGCCGCCCGACACGACGCACCCTACTACCTTCACCCGAAGGACGCGCTCGCGCTCGACGCGACCCCCCTCGAAGACGGCCAGGCCGTGACGGTCGGTCAGAGCGACGTCGAGGTCATTCACACGCCGGGCCACAGCGAGGGAAGCGTCTCGTTCGACATCGAGGGGGCGGCGTTGTTCACGGGCGACACACTCTTCCACGAGAGCGTGGGTCGCGTCGAACTCGGCGTCGAAGCCGGCATCGAGGATTCCGATGTCGAACGGAACGCGGCTACGCTCTACGAGAGCCTTCAGCGAGTGCTCGATCGACCGGACGACGCGCTCGTCCTGCCGGCCCACGATCCTGGCTCGCCCGAACCGCCGGTCGCTGCGACCCTTGCCGAAGTCAAAGACCGGAACGACGATCTGGGCCGCGACCGCGAAGCGTTCGTCGAGGAACTCGCAGCGGACATTCCGGATCATCCGCCGAACTTCGAGCGTGTCAAGCGGGCGAACGTGGGAGAGGAGTCGGTTCCGGCCGACGAACTGGCCGGGCTGGAACTGGGCCCCAACAACTGCGCCGCCGAGTAA
- a CDS encoding rhodanese-like domain-containing protein — protein sequence MSSIGPSRLDDRRTDGDVFVLDIRPEQDYRENHIPGSTNAPVYEELQRGNLDALDPHLSGLPDDTEIVTVCKAGVVARKATTRLQEAGYTATTLTGGYAGWRQYEQNTVLYRVLSALRTLGR from the coding sequence GTGAGTAGCATCGGTCCGTCCCGACTGGACGACCGCCGCACCGACGGGGACGTGTTCGTTCTCGACATTCGTCCCGAACAGGACTACCGAGAGAACCACATCCCGGGAAGCACCAACGCGCCGGTGTACGAGGAACTCCAACGCGGAAACCTCGACGCGCTCGACCCGCATCTGTCGGGGCTTCCCGACGACACGGAAATCGTGACCGTGTGCAAGGCTGGCGTCGTCGCACGGAAAGCCACCACCCGCCTCCAGGAAGCGGGCTACACGGCGACGACGCTCACCGGCGGATACGCTGGCTGGCGTCAGTACGAGCAGAACACCGTCCTGTACAGAGTGCTTTCCGCGCTCCGAACGCTCGGTCGGTGA
- a CDS encoding MBL fold metallo-hydrolase — MTDNDDAAIDAVTPTDLKARIDSGEDVFILDARSEGDFEEWHIDGETVDIVNYPYFELLDGIPEALHEQLPDDRRITALCAKGGSSELVAENLEDAGYDVEHLERGMKGWASIYEYQELDVDTDATVVQYQRPSSGCLAYLVVADGEAAVIDPLRAFTEQYVQDARAFGADLTYVLDTHIHADHISGLRDLAAETDATAVLPEAAVERGVDYDQPYETVADGDTLSLGDTDIDVVATPGHTTGMTAYAVDSVLFTGDGLFTESVARPDLEDPEAAKDAARTLYESLNEKVLSRPDETVVAPAHFSDAATPNDDGTYTAELGDLVERMDALTMDEDEFVEFIVSDMPPQPANYEDIIATNLGQQSPDDEEALELELGPNNCAASEEAMTN; from the coding sequence ATGACCGACAACGACGACGCGGCAATCGACGCAGTCACGCCGACCGACCTGAAAGCGCGCATCGACAGCGGCGAGGACGTGTTCATCCTCGACGCACGCTCCGAAGGCGACTTCGAAGAGTGGCACATCGACGGCGAAACCGTCGACATCGTCAACTACCCGTACTTCGAACTGCTCGACGGCATCCCGGAAGCCCTCCACGAACAGCTTCCCGACGACCGCCGCATCACCGCGCTCTGCGCGAAAGGCGGATCGAGCGAACTCGTCGCCGAGAACCTCGAAGACGCCGGCTACGACGTCGAACACCTCGAACGCGGGATGAAGGGCTGGGCGAGCATCTACGAGTACCAGGAACTCGACGTGGACACCGACGCGACGGTCGTCCAGTACCAGCGCCCGTCCAGCGGCTGTCTCGCCTACCTCGTCGTCGCCGACGGCGAAGCGGCGGTCATCGACCCGCTGCGGGCGTTCACCGAGCAGTACGTGCAGGACGCACGCGCGTTCGGCGCAGACCTCACGTACGTCCTCGACACGCACATCCACGCCGACCACATCTCCGGCCTCCGCGACCTCGCCGCCGAAACCGACGCGACGGCCGTCCTCCCGGAAGCGGCCGTCGAGCGCGGCGTCGACTACGACCAGCCCTACGAGACCGTCGCGGACGGCGACACCCTCTCCCTCGGCGACACCGACATCGACGTCGTCGCCACGCCCGGCCACACCACGGGCATGACCGCGTACGCGGTCGACTCGGTGCTGTTCACCGGCGACGGCCTGTTCACGGAGAGCGTCGCGCGCCCCGACCTCGAAGACCCCGAGGCGGCCAAGGACGCGGCCCGCACGCTCTACGAGAGCCTCAACGAGAAGGTGCTCTCGCGTCCCGACGAAACGGTCGTTGCACCGGCGCACTTCAGCGACGCGGCGACCCCGAACGACGACGGCACCTACACCGCCGAACTCGGCGACCTGGTCGAGCGGATGGACGCGCTCACGATGGACGAAGACGAGTTCGTCGAGTTCATCGTCTCGGACATGCCGCCCCAGCCGGCGAACTACGAGGACATCATCGCAACGAACCTCGGCCAGCAGTCCCCCGACGACGAGGAGGCCCTCGAACTGGAGCTCGGCCCGAACAACTGCGCCGCGAGCGAAGAGGCAATGACTAACTAA